One window of the Leishmania panamensis strain MHOM/PA/94/PSC-1 chromosome 16 sequence genome contains the following:
- a CDS encoding fucose kinase, putative (TriTrypDB/GeneDB-style sysID: LpmP.16.0480) has product MSLNFLFSVPRCLAEYSGAKKLLGDAASLTVHEHSAKGDVAAPGLFCGCDPEGKPLGSGGGTVHLLHECYLDEQRHAPASAKKSFLSWLRLGDKDGRVIVHAGGLSRRLPAYAAVGKALVPLPPCRWRRGSQLSRTLLSTQMPMYREIITTAPANLRTLIACGDVCVYLRGSLPSFSHFADKDVVCFGIRTDTHLLENHGVLFTTCEKPLELDYMLQKPSLAEIRQRTAEGRHSFLLDVGMWMLSDRAVAILARKCLGRALDTDDVNGGEHDGHRCAVVCNSYELYSEFGTALGRNASQADPEVSGLKAGVVELRDAVFLHYGTCRQLISSTAKLQSCESPTPSWSWGTPFDGVLAPECNDGKEARLPTAAADAPAGDAGEELDFAAGDAVPLLATPSSVIVQNSVLLAPLDGSAAAAAAAGASAFAPVSPVHHLWAESSWVGARWVLRGQHILTGIPRNDWALALPLGVCVSVVSVLPAALGGRGCGDGAALHAARPYHIDDAFRGDVRNGSTVYMGLLLHDWLSSRGFSVAELYPTARAADRDTAQPLDISEAALFPVCVTQQQLGDFLYVATLSLEATTGGGAAVDPVRLSAGQAVWRTQPRVSAMDLLRLADVPAILRNSEYYERRMLTLMLALVGANPVFQGGCSSVVSVPNTPMATPALSSVRPSVLSDSMIALLQQQFSLLDLSRVAKRVVELGVTLPRRSGTTEEWDGVDATAKTVSLPHQPDSIESFGSDADATASSWARIFTDEKSPNGDRRGAPLCLASGRIVTAHYHMFVSRVIELALEAMDAAQPPMTAAEKARRLELLHAPSAKEARSLVTRHSATAFAELCAAIVDSFPGERHNPEIGVHLDQIIWGRCPIRIDLAGAWTDTPPYTILSGGSVINVAVELNGQPPVQVYVRARKDPTIVILSIDSGEQLRISSFDEIRTYTAVQNSFSIPKAALALCGFLPEFCTTAYATLTEQLAARFGNHGLEISLFVAIPVGSGLGTSSIVAGTVLQSLAEFCKLPWDVHDVCRRVLLIEQMLTAGGGWQDQYGGLFEGVKLVQCVPGLPCLPTVRWMPDNVYTDPRFASCHLLYYTGITRTAKGILTEIVREVFLNSGATLQLLHEIGGATTAAMYNAITTGNYERYARLIHRTWDQKKRLDSGVCNPAVQSIVDIVEPYVWGLTLPGAGGGGYMYMCAKDEACARRIRELLTANPPNGNARFVEMSVSSSGLKVSRS; this is encoded by the coding sequence ATGAGCCTGAATTTTCTCTTCAGCGTCCCCCGCTGCTTGGCGGAGTATAGTGGAGCAAAGAAGCTCCTGGGGGATGCGGCCTCGTTAACTGTGCATGAGCACTCTGCGAAGggcgacgtggcggcgcctGGGCTGTTCTGCGGGTGCGACCCGGAGGGCAAGCCGCTGGGCTCCGGCGGTGGCACGGTGCACCTACTGCACGAGTGCTACTTAGACGAACAGCGTCATGCACCTGCATCTGCGAAGAAGTCGTTCCTGTCGTGGCTGCGACTTGGGGACAAGGATGGCCGCGTGATTGTGCACGCTGGTGGCTTGAGCCGCCGCCTGCCGGCGTACGCGGCAGTGGGCAAGGCACTGGTGCCGTTGCCTCCGTGCCGGTGGCGCCGTGGCAGCCAGCTGTCTCGCACGCTGCTCTCGACCCAAATGCCGATGTACCGTGAGATCATCACGACGGCGCCTGCCAACCTGCGCACGTTGATCGCGTGCGGCGACGTCTGCGTGTACCTCAGAGGTTCTCtgccctctttttctcactTCGCGGATAAGGATGTTGTGTGCTTTGGCATTCGTACTGACACGCACCTCTTGGAGAACCATGGCGTGCTCTTCACGACATGCGAGAAGCCACTTGAGCTGGACTACATGCTACAGAAACCGTCGTTGGCCGAAATACGCCAGCGCACCGCCGAGGGCAGGCATTCGTTTCTCTTGGATGTGGGTATGTGGATGCTGAGCGACCGCGCAGTGGCGATTCTGGCTCGCAAGTGCCTTGGCAGAGCGCTGGACACTGATGACGTGAACGGCGGCGAGCATGAtgggcaccgctgcgcgGTGGTGTGCAACTCATACGAGCTGTACTCGGAGTTTGGCACTGCACTGGGCCGGAACGCGTCGCAAGCAGATCCGGAGGTCTCCGGACTGAAGGCGGGCGTTGTGGAACTGCGCGATGCGGTGTTTCTGCACTACGGGACGTGCCGTCAGCTGATCTCGTCGACAGCGAAGTTGCAGAGCTGCGAGTCTCCGACGCCGTCGTGGTCGTGGGGCACGCCGTTCGACGGTGTACTTGCGCCTGAGTGCAACGACGGGAAGGAGGCGCGGCTGCCTACTGCGGCTGCGGATGCGCCCGCGGGCGACGCGGGGGAAGAGCTGGACTTTGCTGCTGGCGACGCAGTGCCTCTGCTTGCGACGCCATCGTCGGTAATTGTACAAAACTCTGTGCTACTTGCACCTCTGGATGggtccgctgccgctgctgctgctgctggagcatcCGCATTCGCCCCGGTATCGCCTGTGCACCACCTCTGGGCGGAGAGCAGCTGGGTGGGTGCGCGCTGGGTGCTGCGGGGTCAGCACATCCTGACGGGGATCCCGCGCAATGACTGGGCGCTTGCACTGCCGcttggtgtgtgcgtgagcgttgtgtctgtgctgccCGCTGCGCTTGGTgggcgcggctgtggtgacggtgctgcactgcacgcTGCGCGGCCGTACCACATCGACGACGCGTTCCGTGGAGACGTGCGCAACGGCTCGACGGTGTACATGGGGCTGCTCCTGCACGACTGGCTGTCGAGTCGAGGTTTCAGCGTTGCGGAGCTATACCCTACTGCGCGGGCTGCGGACAGAGATACCGCGCAACCGCTGGACATCTCCGAGGCTGCACTGTTCCCCGTGTGCgtgacacagcagcagctcggcgACTTCCTGTACGTTGCTACGCTTTCGCTGGAGGCGACgactggcggcggcgctgctgtggaccCTGTGCGACTCTCTGCTGGACAGGCTGTGTGGCGAACGCAGCCGCGCGTGTCTGCGATGGacctgctgcggctggcGGACGTGCCTGCGATACTGCGCAACAGCGAATACTACGAGCGGCGCATGTTGACGCTGATGCTTGCGCTCGTGGGTGCTAACCCCGTGTTCCAGGGTGGGTGCAGCTCGGTTGTGTCTGTGCCGAACACGCCGATGGCCACGCCTGCACTGTCGAGTGTGCGGCCGTCGGTCTTATCTGACTCGATgatcgcgctgctgcagcagcagttctCTCTGTTGGACCTGAGTCGCGTTGCAAAGCGCGTAGTGGAGCTTGgcgtgacgctgccgcggcgcagcgggacGACGGAAGAGTGGGACGGGGTGGACGCAACTGCCAAGACAGTATCGCTGCCACACCAGCCAGACTCGATAGAGTCATTTGGGAGCGATGCCGATGCTACTGCGAGTAGCTGGGCACGCATATTCACGGATGAGAAGAGCCCGAACGGTGACCGCAGGGGCGCGCCGCTGTGCTTGGCGTCTGGACGCATCGTGACGGCGCACTACCACATGTTTGTGAGCCGCGTGATAGAGCTCGCGCTGGAGGCAATGGATGCTGCACAGCCGCCGATGActgcggcagagaaggcgcGGCGCCTTGAGCTACTGCATGCGCCGAGCGCGAAGGAGGCCCGCTCGCTAGTGACTCGGCACAGTGCCACTGCCTTCGCGGAGCTATGCGCCGCCATTGTGGACTCCTTTCCTGGTGAGCGCCACAACCCAGAAATTGGTGTTCACCTTGACCAAATCATCTGGGGTCGCTGCCCCATCCGTATCGACCTTGCCGGTGCTTGGACGGATACGCCGCCGTACACGATCCtgagtggcggcagcgtgaTCAACGTTGCTGTGGAGCTGAACGGGCAGCCACCGGTGCaggtgtacgtgcgtgcacGCAAGGACCCGACCATCGTCATACTCTCGATCGACTCCGGCGAGCAGCTGAGGATTTCGAGCTTCGACGAAATCCGCACGTATACGGCGGTGCAGAATTCGTTCTCGATTCCGAAGGCTGCACTTGCGCTGTGCGGGTTCCTGCCAGAGTTCTGCACGACGGCGTACGCGACGCTGACGGAGCAACTGGCGGCGCGGTTTGGCAACCACGGGCTGGAGATCTCACTGTTTGTGGCGATCCCAGTGGGGTCCGGCCTGGGGACGAGCTCCATCGTTGCCGGCACCGTGCTGCAGTCACTGGCGGAGTTCTGCAAGCTGCCGTGGGACGTCCACGATGTGTGCCGCCGCGTGCTGTTGATTGAGCAAATGCTGACTGCTGGTGGCGGGTGGCAGGATCAGTACGGCGGCCTGTTCGAGGGTGTGAAGCTGGTGCAATGTGTGCCTGGGCTACCGTGCTTGCCTACTGTGCGCTGGATGCCGGATAACGTGTACACGGACCCGAGGTTTGCTTCGTGCCACCTTCTCTACTACACGGGGATCACTCGGACAGCAAAGGGCATTCTTACGGAGATTGTGCGTGAGGTGTTTCTGAACAGCggtgcgacgctgcagctacTGCATGAGATAGGTGGCGCTACCACTGCCGCAATGTACAACGCTATCACGACCGGCAACTACGAAAGATACGCGCGGCTTATCCACCGGACGTGGGATCAGAAGAAGCGGCTGGACAGCGGCGTGTGCAACCCTGCAGTACAGTCAATCGTGGACATTGTGGAACCGTACGTGTGGGGTCTGACACTGcctggcgctggtggtggtggctacATGTACATGTGCGCGAAGGACGAGGCGTGCGCTCGGCGGATTCGCGAGTTGTTGACAGCGAATCCGCCGAATGGCAATGCCCGCTTCGTGGAGATGAGCGTGTCGTCGTCCGGTCTGAAGGTTAGCCGCTCTTAG